TTGAAGGTTCGCTCACGGAAGAGCATTGGAAAGTCATCAATTATCTGAGAAATTATTACCAACAATTCGGCATCGCGCCGATGATTCGCAAGCTTTGTAAAGAAACCGGGTTTGAATTAAAGAAAATCTACCAACTCTTTCCTTCAGGACCTGCCAAGGGGGCCTGCAAATTGGCCGGCCTCGCTAAACCCACGGGTTGTGTTTGATCGCTGAATCTGCAAAGAAAGCAGAGGCGGGTATTATCCCGCCTCTT
This portion of the Deltaproteobacteria bacterium genome encodes:
- a CDS encoding TusE/DsrC/DsvC family sulfur relay protein, translating into MPTVELAGKSYDVDEDGFLQELDKWNENFALAYAKEEGIEGSLTEEHWKVINYLRNYYQQFGIAPMIRKLCKETGFELKKIYQLFPSGPAKGACKLAGLAKPTGCV